The Punica granatum isolate Tunisia-2019 chromosome 4, ASM765513v2, whole genome shotgun sequence genome has a window encoding:
- the LOC116206336 gene encoding DAG protein, chloroplastic-like → MATLTGLSLPLSPKTLIPKPTPCFAPTTSPVPALHFPWARPRRSIAARPPIAPPLAAVDGDYSSKRSSSSEPRETIMLPGCDYNHWLIVMEFPKDPAPTREQMIDTYLNTLATVLGSMEEAKKNMYAFSTTTYTGFQCTVDEATSEKFKGLPGVLWVLPDSYIDVKNKDYGGDKYINGEIIPCQYPTYQPKPRNSSRYESRRYERRKDGPPREWRRPKQDATATSDKKLS, encoded by the exons ATGGCGACGCTCACAggcctctctctccccctctccccTAAAACCCTAATCCCAAAGCCTACTCCATGCTTTGCTCCCACCACCTCCCCGGTGCCCGCCCTCCACTTCCCCTGGGCACGCCCTCGCAGGAGCATCGCCGCGCGGCCTCCGATTGCGCCGCCCCTGGCGGCCGTGGATGGGGACTACTCGTCGAAgaggagcagcagcagcgAGCCCAGGGAGACGATTATGCTCCCGGGGTGCGACTACAACCACTGGCTGATAGTGATGGAGTTCCCCAAGGACCCCGCCCCGACCAGGGAGCAGATGATCGATACTTACCTCAACACTCTCGCCACTGTTCTCGGAAG CATGGAAGAGGCAAAGAAGAATATGTATGCATTCAGTACTACGACCTACACAGGGTTCCAGTGCACTGTCGATGAAGCTACATCTGAGAAATTCAAGG GATTGCCGGGGGTCCTCTGGGTTCTACCTGACTCATATATAGACGTCAAGAACAAGGACTACGGAG GGGATAAGTACATAAATGGTGAGATCATTCCATGCCAGTACCCAACATATCAGCCTAAACCAAGAAATAGCTCGAGATATGAGAGTCGAAGGTATGAGAGGAGAAAGGACGGCCCGCCCCGCGAATGGAGGAGACCCAAGCAAGATGCAACAGCTACTTCTGACAAGAAATTGTCTTGA
- the LOC116206007 gene encoding uncharacterized protein LOC116206007, with protein MAFYHYSNYYQNHQQDHGEDNFSCNFSYDYASDRPFLTSYSNNPDNEFFENQSFGYDLHQPDDIENAVSYPSSYADFSSDQQLVTSYLAYSFNEDNQFFGVHGYNGHPPHHHEHRASYYSYTPIQPTVAYSASPLYESKTFKIDPHNPYETRFIISYSTMEFNEPEFEDYDPTPYGGGYDPSLTYGKPLPPSDEVCYPKDSGKDDAKVQPQGKIAAPEEITVPAPIEGTDRGEERSTGKQEEPKPLVPVPEVEKQGDQEYGTYNSPPEVNANGDDRMFPLPPPGLGLDALDICESLFGYWPCLARDARRGYCCCPHGYDYRGRCIQRINECEGAANYLFGSPDPYYGMTNEGRAYDREIGEFTSYSYSSSSSSSVYTQERQHYEDQGVQHRQAEYDQISWIDKLKI; from the coding sequence ATGGCGTTCTACCACTACTCCAACTACTATCAGAATCATCAGCAGGATCACGGTGAGGATAATTTCTCTTGCAATTTTAGCTATGATTATGCTTCAGATCGACCCTTCTTAACATCTTACTCCAACAACCCCGACAATGAGTTCTTTGAGAACCAGTCCTTTGGATATGATCTTCATCAACCCGATGACATCGAGAATGCTGTTTCTTACCCTTCTTCCTATGCTGACTTCTCCTCGGATCAGCAGCTCGTAACATCTTATCTAGCCTACAGCTTCAATGAAGATAATCAATTCTTCGGTGTGCATGGCTACAATGGCCatcctcctcatcatcatgAGCACCGTGCTTCTTATTACAGCTACACTCCGATCCAACCCACAGTTGCATACTCTGCCTCCCCTTTGTATGAGTCAAAAACCTTCAAAATCGACCCTCATAACCCCTATGAGACCCGATTCATTATATCCTATTCTACCATGGAGTTTAATGAGCCTGAGTTCGAGGACTATGACCCAACGCCTTATGGGGGCGGCTACGATCCTTCCTTGACTTATGGGAAGCCTCTCCCACCTTCGGATGAGGTTTGCTACCCAAAAGATTCCGGCAAGGATGATGCAAAAGTACAACCCCAAGGTAAAATAGCAGCTCCTGAAGAGATCACTGTGCCTGCTCCTATTGAAGGGACCGATCGGGGAGAAGAGCGGTCGACGGGGAAGCAGGAAGAGCCGAAGCCCCTTGTCCCAGTTCCGGAAGTGGAAAAGCAGGGAGACCAAGAGTACGGGACTTATAATTCCCCACCAGAGGTTAACGCAAATGGAGACGACAGGATGTTCCCCCTGCCCCCACCAGGGCTTGGGTTGGACGCATTGGATATCTGTGAGAGCTTGTTCGGGTACTGGCCATGTCTAGCTCGGGATGCAAGGCGAGGGTACTGCTGCTGTCCACACGGATATGACTATCGAGGAAGATGCATCCAAAGGATTAATGAATGTGAAGGCGCTGCAAATTATCTCTTCGGGAGCCCAGATCCCTACTATGGTATGACTAATGAAGGAAGGGCATATGATCGTGAAATTGGTGAGTTTACTTCTTATTCTtactcttcttcctcttcttcttctgtctATACCCAAGAAAGGCAGCATTATGAGGATCAAGGAGTTCAGCACAGGCAGGCTGAGTATGATCAGATTTCATGGATTGACAAGTTAAAGATCTAG